Within Dysosmobacter sp. Marseille-Q4140, the genomic segment CCTGTACCCCTGAGCATCTGCACAGGCGGAAGATGACCAAGAGAAAAAGGAGGCATTTCCATGCGAACGGTCCCCATCAAAAACTTTCTGGATAAATTCCCCGGCGGCATCATTATCATCCCCCTGCTGATCGGCTGCCTGCTGAATACCTTCTGCCCGGCAGTGCTGCAGATCGGCAGCTTCACCACAGGACTGGCCACCGGCACCTCCAGCCTCATGGGCGCGCTGTTCATCTGCCTGGGCGCCCAGCTGAATGTCAAGTGCGCGCCCCAGGCCCTCAAAACCGGCTTCACCCTGCTGATCGCCAAGCTGCTGGCCGGCGTGCTGATCGGCCTGCTGGCAGCCAAGCTCTTCAATGACAGTCTGCTGGGCCTGAGCATGCTGGCCATCGTGGCCGCCGTCTCCAACTCCAACGGCGCCATGTACGCCACCCTCACCGGCCAGTACGGCACCGCCAGCGACCAGGGCGCCACCGCCATCATCTCCTTCAACGACGGCCCCTTCCTGACCATGATCGTCATGGGCGCCGCCGGCGCGGCCTCCATTCCCTACATGAGCCTGGTTGCCGCCCTGGCCCCCCTGGTGCTGGGTATCATCCTGGGCAATCTGGATCCCAAGATGCGCGCCTGCCTGACCAACGGCATGGAGACCGTCATCCTGGTGCTGGCCTTTGCCGTGGGCTGCACTCTGAGCCTGCGCCAGGTGGTGGAGGGCGGTCTGTCCGGCATCCTGCTGGGCTTCCTGGCCCTGATCCCCGCCGGGTTCATCTGCATCGCGGCCGACCGGCTCACCGGCGGCAGCGGCATTGCCGGCGCGGCCATCTCCAGTGTGGCAGCCAACGCCATCGCCACGCCCGCCGCTCTGGCGGAGGTGGACCCGGCCCTGTCCGGCATTGCAGGCGTGGCGGCGGCCCAGATCGCGGCGGCCTCCATCGTCACCTGCCTGCTGACCCCCTTCCTGGCCGCCTGGGTCGCCAAGCAGAATGCCAAGCGGGCCCTGGCCAAAAAAGGCTGATGCACGCAATCCCTTTCCCTTCAGCGGACGCGCAGCGGGACCTTCGCTGCGCGTCCGCCCCCTTTATCGGGCGGCCGGAGAGCCGCTTTTCGCCGGGGCACTCCCCAAGAAGCCCCCGGATCTCCGCTCCGGATGCGCAGGCACGCCGGCAAAATGCGCCGCGGCCATCCCCAAAGCAAAAGGGACCGCCTCTTAAAAAGAGGCGGTCCCTTGTCATTTTTTTGCTTGAGCGGTCAGACATCATCCCGGATGCCCATGCGCAGATAAAAGCGGTGCATAAACCCGAAGGTGAATCCGCCGGGCAGCATTCCGTTGACGAACAGTGCCGCCACCACGCCCACGCCGGTATCCAGAATACGGTTGAGCGCGTAGGAGACATAGCTGTCGATGGGGGTGTTGAACAGGATGATGCAAAGCACCACGCCGCCCGGCTGGACGCCGCCTACCCAGATCATCTGACAGGCCAAAATCAAAATGACCACGCCCACAAAGGTCAGAGGAATCAAAAACCAGCGGCTGCCGCCATTGGGAAAGATCGCGGCGTAAATGGCAAAGAGGCCCATGCCGATGAAGCCGCCCACCAGGGTGCCGAAAAAGCGGTTGCCGCCGTGGAGCTTGCTGGTGCCGTAGTCACTGCCCATGCCGAAGATGGCACCAATGCAGGCGAAGGCCGGACTGCGGTCCAGAAAGTAATATACCAGGGCGCACAGCGTGGCTGCCAGAGCTGTTTTGATGTTTCGCAGCCCCACGCTGGGGAAATGGTACGGGCGTTTGAACAGCATGGGATCCCTCCCGGAAAATATTGGAACACAGCGCCTCTATTGTAGCATGTTCTCTGCATATTTCAAGGGGATTCCGCAAATTTATTCTTTTTTTGTATAAATTTCCGGTTTACGCCGCATCCACCGCGCACATCAGCGCAAAGGCCGCCAGCTGGAACAGCGCCGCCGCCAGCACCGCCTGCTGCGGAAAGAGCGGCGCCATCCGACAGCCCAGGGCCGCCCCCAGCAAAAAACAGAGGATGACCCCGAAGTAGCATCCGCTCCGCCGCAGCAGAGCCGGGTCGTGGTTCACAGCACCGTGGTACAGCGCCTCGGTGCCGCTGCGCAGGTTGCCGGTGCACATGGTGGATGCAAAGGGATAGCCCCGGACCTTTCGGAAGGCCTCCACCTGCAGCGCGCAGACAAAGGACACGGTCACGTTCACCACGCCGTTCCAGGGGCCCACAGGAATCAGGGCCGCGGCGCCCAGGGCCAGGATCTCCACGCCCAGCACCCAGTGACGCCAGTGAAACCTGCCCTGGCCCCGGTAGCGGGTACGCACGCCCTCTGTCACCAGCACACCCAGGGCGAAGGCCAGAATGGGGGCAAGGTAGGCCGCCGCCTCCTGCCAGCGGCCCTCCGCCGCCCGCAGAGCCAGCAGCACCATGTTGCCGGTCTGGGCATTGGCGAACACGCCGCCGCGGCAGAGGTAGGTGTAAGCGTCCAGAAAGCCGCCGGCCAGCGCCAGCAGCGCCGCCACGGCAAAGGTGTCCGAGGGCTGACGCATGGTTTTTTCCATAGGGAACCTCCTTCTTCCGCACACGGGCCGGCGCCCCTTGCGGGGCGCCGGCCCAGCCCATCAGTTAAATCTGATGGGCTGGGCAAGTTTTCGGACCTTTTGAAAGGCCCGAAAACTTCGGATTGAAAGCGAAAGACACCCCTCCTGGGTTATCTTCGCGCCAAGAGCCGTCGCTTTCAGCGGCGGTTGCGCTTCGAAACGCGCCTGCGGGCGCAGTCTTTCGCAGCTATCTTCCTTCCCGTTGTCAAACACAGATCTTCTCTTTTCCGCACACGGGCCGGCGCCCCTTGCGGGGCGCCGGCCTCCGGTCGGTCCTGTCAGTATTCGGCCTCACCGGTGTAGACCAGCTTGGCGTCGCCGGTGAGGGTC encodes:
- a CDS encoding DUF1275 domain-containing protein, with product MEKTMRQPSDTFAVAALLALAGGFLDAYTYLCRGGVFANAQTGNMVLLALRAAEGRWQEAAAYLAPILAFALGVLVTEGVRTRYRGQGRFHWRHWVLGVEILALGAAALIPVGPWNGVVNVTVSFVCALQVEAFRKVRGYPFASTMCTGNLRSGTEALYHGAVNHDPALLRRSGCYFGVILCFLLGAALGCRMAPLFPQQAVLAAALFQLAAFALMCAVDAA
- a CDS encoding 2-keto-3-deoxygluconate permease; translation: MRTVPIKNFLDKFPGGIIIIPLLIGCLLNTFCPAVLQIGSFTTGLATGTSSLMGALFICLGAQLNVKCAPQALKTGFTLLIAKLLAGVLIGLLAAKLFNDSLLGLSMLAIVAAVSNSNGAMYATLTGQYGTASDQGATAIISFNDGPFLTMIVMGAAGAASIPYMSLVAALAPLVLGIILGNLDPKMRACLTNGMETVILVLAFAVGCTLSLRQVVEGGLSGILLGFLALIPAGFICIAADRLTGGSGIAGAAISSVAANAIATPAALAEVDPALSGIAGVAAAQIAAASIVTCLLTPFLAAWVAKQNAKRALAKKG
- a CDS encoding FUSC family protein → MLFKRPYHFPSVGLRNIKTALAATLCALVYYFLDRSPAFACIGAIFGMGSDYGTSKLHGGNRFFGTLVGGFIGMGLFAIYAAIFPNGGSRWFLIPLTFVGVVILILACQMIWVGGVQPGGVVLCIILFNTPIDSYVSYALNRILDTGVGVVAALFVNGMLPGGFTFGFMHRFYLRMGIRDDV